One Panicum virgatum strain AP13 chromosome 3N, P.virgatum_v5, whole genome shotgun sequence DNA segment encodes these proteins:
- the LOC120664334 gene encoding uncharacterized protein LOC120664334 encodes MDGAKKSRNPNKASADYRSDRKSASGMSGDPKKGGRGGKFTWEGADGYADEDLDLISNSKNNAARAAKGGPNAAKKDDDDE; translated from the coding sequence ATGGACGGCGCCAAGAAGAGCCGGAACCCGAACAAGGCCTCCGCGGACTACCGCAGCGACCGCAAGTCGGCCTCCGGCATGAGCGGCGACCCCAAgaagggcggccgcggcggcaagTTCACCTGGGAGGGCGCCGATGGCTACGCCGACGAGGACCTCGACCTCATCTCCAACTCCAAGAAcaacgccgcccgcgccgccaagGGAGGCCCCAACGCCGccaagaaggacgacgacgacgagtag